From one Nitrospirota bacterium genomic stretch:
- the xerD gene encoding site-specific tyrosine recombinase XerD, producing MQQGLRNTLPAELLDLFLTFLSVEKGLSRNTVNAYATDLKKYLLFTKQQGREALTADKSDILNFLELLRSDSYSISTVCRYISSIKALYKFLLLEKRIQDDPTENLQMPKKWERVPKALSISDVKDLLDATFSPKTALRDSSMLELLYSSGLRVSELVSIKLGDIHFDAGFIRVLGKGSKERIVPVNLRALEKVKNYTEKERPETLKKKQSPYLFVTRNGRPMTRQRFWQTLKAIGKQSGIELSPHTIRHCFATHLLEGGADLRSLQKMLGHSDISTTQIYTKVTTDRIKKVYKTYHPRA from the coding sequence ATGCAACAGGGATTGAGGAATACCTTGCCTGCGGAGTTGCTTGACCTCTTCCTTACCTTTCTGTCCGTAGAAAAAGGCCTTTCGAGAAATACGGTCAATGCGTATGCAACGGACCTGAAGAAGTATCTTCTGTTTACGAAGCAACAGGGCAGGGAAGCGCTCACTGCCGACAAGTCCGACATCCTGAATTTTCTTGAGCTGCTCAGAAGCGACAGCTACAGCATCTCTACGGTCTGCAGATATATCTCCTCGATCAAGGCCTTATACAAGTTTCTTCTTCTGGAAAAGCGCATACAGGACGATCCGACCGAGAATCTGCAGATGCCGAAAAAATGGGAGAGGGTGCCAAAGGCCCTGAGCATCTCGGATGTAAAAGACCTGCTTGATGCCACATTTTCGCCCAAGACCGCATTGCGGGATTCTTCCATGCTTGAGCTGCTTTATTCATCAGGGCTCAGGGTGAGCGAACTCGTCAGCATTAAACTCGGGGATATCCATTTTGATGCAGGCTTCATCAGGGTGTTAGGCAAGGGCTCAAAAGAGCGCATTGTTCCGGTGAACCTCCGTGCGCTTGAGAAGGTAAAAAACTATACGGAAAAAGAGCGTCCGGAGACACTGAAGAAAAAACAGTCTCCGTATCTTTTTGTGACGAGAAACGGAAGGCCGATGACGCGGCAGCGTTTCTGGCAGACCTTGAAGGCCATCGGCAAGCAGTCAGGCATAGAACTTTCGCCGCATACGATAAGACACTGCTTTGCGACGCATCTTTTGGAGGGAGGCGCAGACCTCAGGTCACTACAGAAGATGCTCGGCCACTCGGATATCTCGACAACGCAGATCTATACGAAGGTAACCACAGACAGGATCAAGAAAGTTTACAAGACCTATCACCCAAGGGCATAA
- a CDS encoding 4Fe-4S binding protein — MKAKGWRDLPPGSVVLEGGSAVKFKTGSWRAYRPIWKEENCIQCLFCWIYCPDMSIKVKDGKRGEFDYDYCKGCGICALECPGKKGQKAIEMVEEGK; from the coding sequence ATGAAAGCAAAAGGATGGAGAGATCTGCCGCCGGGATCTGTTGTGCTTGAAGGTGGCAGCGCAGTTAAGTTCAAGACAGGCTCCTGGAGGGCCTATAGACCTATATGGAAAGAAGAGAACTGCATACAGTGTCTCTTCTGCTGGATCTACTGCCCTGACATGTCCATTAAGGTTAAGGACGGGAAAAGGGGAGAATTCGACTATGATTATTGTAAGGGATGCGGCATCTGCGCCCTGGAGTGCCCTGGCAAAAAAGGTCAGAAGGCCATTGAAATGGTAGAGGAGGGCAAATAG
- a CDS encoding 2-oxoacid:acceptor oxidoreductase family protein, protein MAETVEIRWHGRGGQGTVTAAKVLADACLSGGRHVQAFPEYGPERAGAPLRAYNRIASTELRMHCPVLEPDVVAVVDATLLDSINITEGAKENTVFVINTTKDPKDIRAKLNAGPKQRVVTVDATKIAIDCFGRAMPNSPMLGTVCKVTGLVTLEHLLDDVRNSFGKKFSQKIIDGNLEATKRGYEEVKEG, encoded by the coding sequence ATGGCTGAAACAGTTGAGATCAGATGGCATGGAAGAGGCGGCCAGGGAACCGTAACTGCAGCAAAGGTTCTGGCAGATGCCTGCCTGAGCGGAGGAAGGCATGTGCAGGCCTTTCCTGAATACGGACCTGAGCGTGCAGGAGCTCCCCTGAGGGCATACAATCGCATAGCTTCAACGGAACTGAGGATGCACTGCCCGGTGCTTGAGCCTGATGTGGTAGCCGTTGTTGATGCAACACTTCTTGACAGCATCAATATTACGGAAGGCGCAAAGGAAAACACGGTCTTCGTCATCAACACAACGAAAGACCCAAAAGATATCAGGGCAAAACTCAATGCAGGCCCGAAGCAGCGCGTCGTAACCGTTGACGCCACAAAGATCGCCATCGACTGTTTTGGCAGGGCCATGCCGAATTCTCCGATGCTCGGAACAGTCTGCAAAGTAACAGGCCTGGTGACGCTTGAGCATCTTCTTGACGATGTCAGAAACAGTTTCGGCAAGAAGTTCTCCCAGAAGATCATAGACGGAAACCTCGAAGCAACAAAAAGAGGATATGAGGAGGTAAAAGAAGGATGA
- a CDS encoding U32 family peptidase, protein MKRPELLAPAGDFEKLKTALHYGADAVYLGDSRFSLRGKAGNFQGEKLGQAIAYAHDQSKKAYVTTNIFPHNRDLRDIEEHFDFLNEVRPDAVILSDPGVFALCRKRCPEIDIHISTQANITNAAAARFWQDLGAKRLILSRELSVEEIRQIREKVSVELEVFVHGSVCLSYSGRCYISSFLASRSANTGECTNSCRWSYTLMEEKRPGEHFPVFEDDRGTYILSSKDLCMIEHLPLVADAGIDSFKIEGRMKGINYVSGVIKVYREAIDEITEGQAYQVNPRWLRELSMFSSRGYTTGMFFGKQRDEDYNFDGESYRMSHEFVGIIVEKKGPLAKVALRNRLDLGDSVEYLSPGIEEKLFPVEAMKDVEQNEVMSARNEDIIFMWVPEEAREQDLIRRQKDFRSAQRSEAVSA, encoded by the coding sequence ATGAAAAGACCTGAACTTCTCGCCCCTGCAGGTGACTTTGAAAAACTGAAAACCGCCCTTCATTATGGCGCGGATGCTGTCTATCTTGGCGACTCGAGGTTCAGCCTGAGGGGGAAGGCAGGCAATTTTCAGGGAGAGAAGCTTGGGCAGGCAATAGCCTATGCCCACGACCAGTCCAAAAAGGCGTATGTGACCACAAATATCTTTCCCCATAACAGGGACCTTCGCGATATTGAAGAGCATTTTGACTTCCTCAATGAGGTGAGACCCGATGCGGTTATCCTCTCGGACCCCGGTGTTTTCGCGCTCTGCAGGAAGCGGTGTCCTGAGATCGATATCCATATCAGCACCCAGGCAAATATCACGAATGCCGCCGCCGCACGTTTCTGGCAGGATCTCGGCGCAAAAAGACTTATTCTCAGCCGGGAGCTTTCGGTTGAAGAGATACGGCAGATCCGGGAGAAGGTTTCTGTTGAACTTGAGGTCTTTGTCCATGGATCAGTCTGCCTTTCCTATTCAGGCCGGTGCTACATAAGCAGTTTTCTTGCTTCGCGGAGTGCAAACACCGGTGAATGCACCAATTCGTGCCGGTGGAGCTATACGCTGATGGAAGAGAAGCGGCCTGGTGAACACTTCCCTGTTTTCGAGGATGATCGGGGAACCTATATCCTGAGTTCAAAAGACCTCTGCATGATAGAACACCTCCCGCTGGTTGCTGATGCAGGTATTGACAGTTTTAAGATCGAGGGCAGAATGAAGGGCATCAATTACGTTTCCGGCGTTATCAAGGTCTACCGGGAGGCGATTGACGAGATCACTGAGGGTCAAGCATATCAGGTAAACCCCCGGTGGCTCAGGGAACTCTCCATGTTCAGCAGCCGCGGGTACACCACAGGCATGTTTTTTGGAAAACAGCGTGACGAGGACTATAATTTCGACGGCGAAAGCTATCGCATGAGCCATGAGTTTGTCGGTATTATTGTCGAAAAGAAAGGCCCTCTCGCAAAGGTCGCCTTAAGAAACCGGCTTGACTTGGGAGACTCTGTCGAATACCTTTCTCCAGGCATTGAAGAGAAGCTCTTTCCTGTCGAAGCGATGAAGGACGTAGAGCAGAATGAGGTTATGTCTGCGCGGAATGAAGATATCATATTCATGTGGGTGCCTGAAGAGGCAAGGGAACAGGACCTGATACGGAGACAGAAGGATTTCAGGTCTGCGCAGAGGAGTGAAGCCGTATCTGCATGA
- the porA gene encoding pyruvate ferredoxin oxidoreductase: protein MAKVVAVTGNEACANALRQVNPDVCGIYPITPQTDMMQRFASFIADGKVDTESILVESEHSSMSACIGAAAAGGRVITATSSQGLALMWEMLHIASGDRLPIVMPVVNRALSAPLNIHGDHSDAMGARDTGWIQLWSENGQEAYDNTIQAFRIAEHMDIRLPIMVCMDGFIISHSIERLEYLEDQEVKDFVGPFKNFLPLLDLAKPKSYGPLILTDLYHEYKRAQHEIMTKVKDVVLDVAKDFEKMSGRKYGIFESYRLEDADIAIVILNSAAGTTKDVIDQFREKGIKAGLLKPRLFRPFPFTEIADALKNTKAVCVMDRADSYGSYGPLFMEIASALYPLEKKPLLMNKIYGLGGRDYLPSHAVQVLTELNEIAKSGKVNTLKDYIGVRE, encoded by the coding sequence ATGGCAAAGGTGGTAGCAGTTACCGGAAATGAGGCCTGTGCAAATGCACTGCGTCAGGTAAATCCTGATGTCTGCGGCATATATCCTATCACACCCCAGACAGATATGATGCAGAGGTTCGCATCGTTCATTGCCGACGGCAAGGTCGATACGGAATCTATCCTTGTCGAAAGTGAACACAGTTCCATGTCTGCCTGTATCGGCGCTGCCGCAGCAGGCGGCAGGGTCATAACCGCAACGTCTTCACAGGGCCTCGCGCTCATGTGGGAGATGCTCCATATCGCATCAGGGGACCGGCTGCCGATCGTCATGCCGGTTGTCAACCGCGCCCTGTCAGCGCCCCTGAACATCCATGGTGATCACTCTGACGCTATGGGAGCCCGCGACACAGGCTGGATTCAGCTCTGGTCCGAAAATGGCCAGGAGGCTTATGACAACACCATTCAGGCGTTCAGGATCGCTGAGCATATGGATATCAGACTGCCGATCATGGTCTGCATGGACGGCTTCATCATCAGCCATTCGATAGAAAGACTGGAATATCTTGAGGACCAGGAAGTGAAGGATTTTGTCGGGCCGTTTAAAAACTTCCTGCCCCTTCTGGACCTTGCAAAACCGAAGAGTTATGGTCCTCTTATCCTTACTGACCTGTATCATGAATACAAGCGCGCTCAGCATGAAATCATGACCAAGGTGAAAGACGTTGTGCTTGATGTCGCAAAGGACTTTGAAAAGATGAGCGGCAGGAAATACGGCATTTTTGAGTCATACAGGCTCGAAGACGCTGACATAGCAATCGTAATCCTGAACTCTGCAGCAGGAACGACAAAAGACGTAATCGATCAGTTCCGGGAAAAAGGAATTAAGGCCGGACTTCTCAAGCCAAGACTCTTCAGACCGTTCCCTTTCACCGAGATTGCAGATGCGCTCAAAAACACCAAAGCGGTCTGTGTCATGGACAGGGCAGACTCATACGGCAGCTACGGACCGCTCTTTATGGAGATTGCCTCAGCACTCTATCCGCTTGAAAAGAAGCCTCTGCTTATGAACAAGATCTACGGCCTCGGCGGAAGGGACTATCTGCCTTCCCATGCTGTTCAGGTGCTCACAGAACTGAATGAAATTGCAAAGAGCGGCAAAGTGAATACACTCAAAGACTACATAGGAGTGAGGGAATAA
- a CDS encoding GTPase domain-containing protein, with the protein MSFINYASREINCKIVYYGPGLCGKTTNLQYVYKKTNPDQKGKLISLATETERTLFFDFLPLALGDIKGFKVRFHLYTVPGQVFYAASRKLILKGVDGVVFVADSQIERMEANIESLEDLRINLAEQGYELDKLPYTVQHNKRDLSNVAPVENMNKLLNPRNVPSFEGCAVTGVGVFETLKNVAKQVLIELKKHY; encoded by the coding sequence GTGTCCTTTATAAACTACGCTTCCCGAGAGATCAACTGCAAGATCGTCTATTATGGTCCCGGCCTGTGCGGAAAGACCACAAACCTGCAGTATGTGTACAAAAAGACGAACCCTGATCAGAAAGGCAAGCTTATCTCGCTGGCTACGGAGACCGAGCGCACCCTCTTCTTTGACTTTCTTCCCCTTGCATTAGGCGATATCAAGGGCTTTAAGGTGCGTTTTCATCTCTATACCGTCCCGGGCCAGGTCTTTTATGCCGCCAGCAGAAAGCTTATCCTGAAAGGTGTTGACGGTGTTGTCTTTGTTGCGGATAGCCAGATCGAAAGAATGGAAGCGAACATCGAAAGTCTTGAAGACCTGAGGATAAACCTTGCAGAACAGGGATATGAACTGGACAAACTCCCCTATACGGTCCAGCATAACAAGCGCGATCTCTCAAATGTCGCTCCTGTAGAAAACATGAACAAGCTCCTGAACCCACGCAATGTGCCGTCGTTTGAGGGCTGCGCAGTCACCGGCGTGGGAGTATTCGAAACCCTCAAGAACGTCGCCAAGCAGGTCCTCATCGAACTGAAGAAGCACTATTAA
- the rnhA gene encoding ribonuclease HI yields MKKEKKIPFVEIFADGACSGNPGVGGFGAILRSDEKEKELSDAEAMTTNNRMELMGVITALEALKVSCTVKITTDSSYVVKGMTEWINDWIKRGWKNSQKKGVMNRDLWERLLKASEPHDITWCWVKGHNGHAENERCDILALQAIKRHKRSLIADKVGA; encoded by the coding sequence ATGAAAAAAGAGAAGAAAATACCTTTTGTCGAGATTTTTGCCGACGGCGCATGCAGCGGAAATCCTGGAGTCGGAGGCTTTGGTGCGATCCTGCGCTCTGATGAGAAAGAGAAGGAGCTCTCTGACGCAGAAGCCATGACCACGAACAACAGAATGGAGCTTATGGGTGTAATTACGGCGCTTGAGGCATTGAAGGTCTCCTGCACGGTGAAGATAACGACCGATTCGAGCTATGTGGTCAAGGGTATGACCGAGTGGATTAACGACTGGATAAAAAGAGGATGGAAGAATTCCCAGAAGAAGGGTGTCATGAACCGGGACCTTTGGGAGCGGCTTCTCAAGGCCTCAGAGCCTCATGATATCACATGGTGCTGGGTAAAAGGTCATAATGGCCATGCCGAAAATGAACGGTGCGATATCCTTGCTCTTCAGGCGATTAAACGCCACAAGAGATCCTTGATTGCAGATAAGGTTGGTGCATGA
- a CDS encoding ribonuclease H-like domain-containing protein encodes MIENSFCILEGIGEKKEQKLWKEGVLTWNDFLGTEDIQIFSPERKRLFDESLFRFQSELRARNAGYFSRAVQRREQWRLFETFKGETVCLDIETNGLQPNSGGYATVVGLYDGYDYKCFVEGENLTTEALNKELRNYKCLVTFYGAVFDVPFLQQTFRGIEFPMPHFDLCFAAKRLGIKGGLKKLEQDFGIQRNEAVQGLDGYDAVKMWDQARAGSSEALERLICYNREDTVNLMQMAPMLYERLKHATGIEEYLACGVA; translated from the coding sequence ATGATAGAAAACAGTTTTTGCATCCTTGAAGGTATTGGTGAGAAGAAAGAACAGAAGCTCTGGAAGGAAGGCGTCCTGACATGGAATGACTTCCTTGGTACTGAGGATATACAGATATTCAGTCCTGAACGGAAGAGGCTCTTTGACGAGAGTCTCTTCCGTTTTCAGTCTGAGCTGAGGGCACGCAATGCGGGCTATTTCAGCAGGGCAGTGCAACGCCGGGAGCAGTGGAGGCTTTTTGAAACATTTAAGGGCGAAACCGTCTGTCTGGATATCGAGACAAATGGTCTGCAGCCAAACAGCGGCGGCTATGCTACCGTGGTCGGTCTCTACGACGGATATGACTATAAGTGTTTTGTGGAGGGAGAAAACCTTACCACAGAGGCCCTCAATAAGGAACTCCGCAACTATAAATGTCTTGTCACCTTTTACGGTGCAGTCTTTGACGTCCCCTTCCTGCAGCAGACCTTTCGCGGCATAGAGTTCCCCATGCCCCATTTTGATCTCTGTTTTGCTGCCAAGAGGCTAGGCATTAAAGGAGGTCTGAAAAAACTCGAACAGGACTTTGGTATTCAGCGGAATGAAGCAGTTCAGGGACTTGATGGATATGATGCGGTAAAGATGTGGGATCAGGCAAGGGCAGGCTCATCCGAAGCTCTTGAACGTCTGATATGCTACAACCGTGAAGATACGGTTAACCTCATGCAGATGGCGCCGATGCTTTACGAACGACTGAAGCATGCAACAGGGATTGAGGAATACCTTGCCTGCGGAGTTGCTTGA
- a CDS encoding response regulator has translation MTAGRKVLVIDDDAAACSQIEEVLGRYGFKVLTSPDPQAGFEAAKSDIPDLIFINLLLPGTNGLKVSKAIHAVGSLEKVPVIMLLTHRGELDPKYTVTIGVLDTLVKPLKDSEIIEKTKALLGDFASTEPQSEAPGELSLEEEITPMNFHEEEVMAEEPELASMMELSGEGGTGEDAEQIEQETMNKMTKEGESDMPEKENPFDRKEDDDRDLFTDEADMFGEELKKSRAEEKGLQEDDDRFPEDDADLAYEPEKPASSVRRILLIAASIVVGIGLGVGGYFFFTAGSKQAPVEKQVVKVLPEPAPAPAPAAIPAEKPNVIPEIPVASEPKKSEITGAKEAKPQESLPKAETKKESVQKAEAEKSGKEAAPVAAASEEKKPAAAKQPAGKETRAAVKGKRAYYVQAGLFQNEAYATTMADKLREKGYTPSVKKITTKDNKVMFRVTAGTYPNFRKAVEISETLNKLGLTTIVHKQ, from the coding sequence ATGACAGCCGGCAGAAAAGTCCTTGTCATAGATGACGATGCAGCGGCCTGCAGCCAGATCGAAGAGGTCCTCGGCCGCTACGGCTTTAAGGTTCTGACGTCGCCTGACCCGCAGGCAGGCTTTGAGGCTGCCAAATCGGACATCCCTGATTTAATCTTCATCAATCTTCTGCTGCCAGGTACGAATGGGCTTAAAGTAAGCAAGGCTATCCATGCGGTCGGGAGTCTCGAAAAAGTGCCTGTTATCATGCTTCTCACACACCGGGGAGAGCTCGATCCAAAATACACGGTAACTATTGGAGTCCTCGATACGCTGGTCAAGCCTCTCAAGGATAGCGAGATCATTGAGAAGACGAAGGCCCTTCTTGGCGATTTTGCATCCACGGAACCGCAAAGCGAGGCGCCCGGGGAGCTCTCCCTTGAGGAAGAGATAACTCCGATGAATTTTCATGAAGAAGAGGTGATGGCCGAAGAGCCGGAGCTTGCATCAATGATGGAACTGTCCGGTGAAGGCGGCACGGGAGAAGATGCAGAACAGATTGAACAAGAGACGATGAACAAAATGACCAAAGAGGGGGAATCTGATATGCCGGAAAAAGAGAATCCGTTTGACAGGAAGGAAGACGATGACAGGGACCTGTTTACTGACGAGGCGGACATGTTTGGGGAAGAACTCAAGAAGTCCCGTGCAGAAGAGAAGGGGTTGCAGGAAGATGATGACCGATTCCCTGAAGACGATGCTGATCTGGCCTATGAGCCTGAGAAGCCTGCGAGTTCTGTGAGGCGAATACTTCTGATAGCAGCTTCAATTGTTGTCGGCATAGGCCTTGGTGTCGGTGGTTACTTCTTTTTTACTGCCGGCAGCAAGCAGGCCCCTGTTGAAAAACAGGTTGTCAAGGTCCTCCCTGAGCCTGCACCGGCTCCAGCGCCTGCCGCGATACCCGCAGAAAAACCGAATGTGATCCCTGAGATACCGGTAGCCTCAGAGCCGAAAAAATCTGAAATCACAGGGGCAAAGGAGGCGAAACCTCAAGAGTCTCTTCCAAAAGCAGAGACAAAGAAAGAGTCTGTACAAAAGGCTGAAGCAGAAAAATCCGGGAAAGAAGCAGCACCTGTTGCTGCTGCATCTGAAGAGAAGAAACCCGCGGCAGCAAAACAGCCGGCAGGGAAAGAGACGCGTGCTGCAGTCAAGGGCAAACGGGCCTATTATGTTCAGGCCGGACTTTTTCAAAATGAGGCATATGCCACGACAATGGCTGACAAGCTCAGGGAAAAGGGATATACCCCTTCAGTGAAGAAGATAACGACCAAAGACAATAAGGTCATGTTCCGCGTGACTGCCGGAACCTATCCGAACTTCAGGAAGGCTGTCGAGATTTCTGAAACCTTGAACAAGCTGGGTCTTACAACTATTGTCCACAAACAGTAG
- a CDS encoding pyruvate ferredoxin oxidoreductase (catalyzes the formation of acetyl-CoA from pyruvate and coenzyme A), with amino-acid sequence MATPLSLKELSKKEDRFTHGHRMCSGCGAPIVVKIAMLATDYPVVVSNATGCLEVSSCISEFTAWNVPWIHTAFENAAATLSGVETMYRSLKKQGKFDQEVKFIAFGGDGGTYDIGFQSLSGAIERGHDMIYICYDNGAYMNTGIQRSSATPLGADTTTCPAGSVIPGKLRNRKNLTKIMAAHDIPYVAQASPSHWQDLFRKVQKAHELKGPKFINVIAPCNRGWRSKTNDAIQLSRLAVNTCYWPLYEIEDGVTKITVTPKEKIPVAEFMKPQGRFKHLFSPENEGLLQRVQEEVDKEWAKLLKEAKTD; translated from the coding sequence ATGGCTACACCACTTTCGTTAAAAGAGCTTTCAAAAAAGGAAGACCGTTTCACCCATGGCCACAGAATGTGCTCAGGCTGCGGTGCGCCGATCGTCGTAAAGATCGCCATGCTGGCAACTGACTATCCGGTTGTCGTTTCGAATGCGACCGGATGCCTTGAGGTTTCATCCTGCATATCCGAGTTCACGGCATGGAATGTGCCCTGGATCCATACAGCCTTTGAAAACGCAGCGGCCACACTCTCCGGAGTTGAGACCATGTACCGCTCGCTCAAGAAACAGGGCAAGTTTGATCAGGAGGTCAAGTTCATTGCCTTTGGCGGCGATGGCGGCACCTATGATATCGGCTTTCAGAGCCTTTCAGGAGCCATCGAGCGCGGTCATGACATGATTTACATCTGCTATGACAACGGCGCATACATGAACACCGGCATACAGCGTTCAAGCGCTACTCCGCTTGGCGCTGATACTACCACCTGCCCTGCCGGTTCCGTAATACCGGGCAAGCTCCGTAACAGGAAAAACCTCACAAAGATCATGGCAGCACACGACATCCCCTATGTTGCCCAGGCATCTCCTTCCCACTGGCAGGACCTTTTCAGGAAGGTGCAGAAGGCGCATGAGCTCAAGGGGCCGAAGTTCATTAATGTTATCGCTCCCTGCAACCGGGGATGGCGGTCCAAGACAAACGATGCCATCCAGTTAAGCAGGCTTGCAGTAAACACCTGCTACTGGCCGCTTTATGAAATTGAAGACGGCGTGACCAAAATCACGGTAACACCGAAAGAGAAGATCCCTGTTGCCGAGTTCATGAAACCACAGGGCAGGTTCAAGCATCTTTTCTCTCCTGAGAATGAAGGACTGCTTCAGCGGGTCCAGGAGGAAGTTGACAAGGAATGGGCAAAATTACTGAAAGAGGCAAAAACAGATTGA
- a CDS encoding YicC family protein, protein MAQSMTGFGSAERAGCRVEIRSLNQRFLDIYIKAPSCLSQHEIAFRNVLRDRFNRGKFDVTISITGEAAAGLKVNNVVAGRIFSALRALQEEFHIPGALDINSMAYFHDKFMETDVSFDMEEVKRVFDEAVGSLHGMRSREGQLLAEELIRLMDSLEGMNRQMKELIIKAMPEAAVRLQEKLSSLLGNNELDPARMQQEIAVLASKADIAEETARLDCHIQQFRELLGSDIAGRKLDFLVQELNREVNTMSSKSADYGISRLAVDMKTEIERIREQVQNLQ, encoded by the coding sequence ATGGCACAGAGCATGACAGGATTTGGGAGCGCTGAAAGGGCCGGCTGCAGGGTTGAGATTCGATCCCTGAACCAGCGGTTTCTCGATATCTATATCAAGGCTCCTTCCTGTTTGAGCCAGCATGAGATTGCATTCAGAAATGTTCTGAGAGACCGTTTTAACCGGGGCAAGTTCGATGTAACCATATCGATTACCGGTGAGGCTGCTGCCGGCCTTAAGGTAAATAACGTTGTGGCCGGGAGGATCTTCAGTGCTCTCAGGGCCCTCCAGGAGGAGTTCCACATCCCCGGTGCTCTGGACATTAACAGTATGGCATATTTCCATGACAAGTTTATGGAAACGGATGTTTCCTTTGATATGGAAGAGGTGAAGCGGGTTTTTGATGAGGCTGTGGGCAGCCTGCATGGTATGAGAAGCAGGGAAGGCCAATTGCTTGCGGAGGAACTCATCAGGCTTATGGATTCCCTTGAAGGGATGAACAGGCAGATGAAGGAACTTATCATTAAGGCAATGCCGGAGGCAGCGGTGAGGCTGCAGGAAAAGCTGAGTTCGCTGCTTGGAAACAATGAGCTCGATCCGGCGAGGATGCAGCAGGAGATCGCGGTCCTTGCCAGCAAGGCTGATATTGCCGAAGAGACAGCGAGGCTGGATTGTCATATCCAGCAGTTCAGGGAGCTGCTTGGAAGCGACATCGCAGGCAGGAAACTTGATTTTCTGGTCCAGGAGCTGAACCGTGAAGTCAATACGATGTCATCAAAGTCTGCTGATTACGGCATTTCCCGGCTTGCGGTTGATATGAAGACAGAGATAGAGAGGATTCGGGAGCAGGTGCAGAATCTGCAGTGA
- a CDS encoding DUF2007 domain-containing protein has protein sequence MSEEWTTLLVTYDQLEAEMIKDLLESGDITVVLRSAKVSPYPVNIGKMGEVKVMVRSTDMEAAGEVLRRFREEAGSLDEELS, from the coding sequence ATGTCTGAAGAATGGACCACACTGCTTGTAACCTATGACCAGCTCGAGGCAGAGATGATAAAGGATCTGCTTGAAAGCGGCGATATTACTGTTGTGCTCAGATCTGCAAAGGTAAGCCCCTATCCTGTCAATATCGGCAAGATGGGCGAAGTTAAGGTCATGGTACGGTCGACTGACATGGAAGCAGCAGGCGAAGTCCTCAGAAGGTTTCGGGAAGAAGCCGGGAGCTTGGATGAGGAATTAAGCTGA
- a CDS encoding roadblock/LC7 domain-containing protein: protein MSSDLVMYEEEFQKIDEELQKLFQQANAKVVFLVDKNGQLIASAGDTHEIDTTSLASLTAGNIAATGGIARLLGEKEFTILFHEGEKDNIHISLIGQRVILVVIFDKRSSLGLVRLRVKKSSEALIKIFNDITSKAEKEKSEGKLDESPFAEISDEDIDNLFK from the coding sequence ATGAGCTCAGACCTGGTAATGTATGAAGAGGAGTTCCAGAAGATCGATGAGGAACTTCAGAAGCTGTTTCAGCAGGCCAACGCAAAGGTGGTATTTCTTGTTGACAAGAACGGCCAGCTGATTGCATCTGCCGGCGATACCCACGAGATCGACACCACTTCGCTCGCTTCACTTACCGCGGGCAATATCGCTGCAACGGGTGGAATCGCCCGCCTTCTGGGCGAGAAGGAATTCACGATCCTTTTTCACGAAGGGGAAAAAGACAATATCCATATATCCCTTATCGGCCAGAGGGTCATCCTTGTTGTAATTTTCGATAAACGGTCATCCCTCGGCCTTGTGCGGCTCCGCGTCAAGAAGTCGTCGGAGGCACTCATTAAGATTTTTAACGATATCACGAGCAAGGCCGAGAAAGAGAAGAGCGAAGGCAAACTCGATGAATCTCCCTTCGCTGAGATCAGCGATGAGGATATCGACAATCTGTTCAAATAG